The Rosa chinensis cultivar Old Blush chromosome 7, RchiOBHm-V2, whole genome shotgun sequence DNA segment GTTTGAGTCTTGTGAATGGAGCAGCCAGTATTGGGAGAGCTTCCCCCCTAAATGGGGTCCGACCCGGCTCGAGAGGGATTAGTCCTTACCTACGGGTGGGGGATACCTtggtttaaccaaaaaaaaaatatatatatatatatatatatatatttagtgcCCCATTTTTCATATACATATAATTGTGTATTAATTAGTAATTAAACAGAGTATACAATATATTAACGTATACATTAATCTAATTCAGCTTCATGAAACATACGGTAATATAGTAATTATTGAAGCTTAATTAATTGTCCCATTACGTAATGTGTTGTAGTTTATTAACACATTAACATACATAATAGTGATGTGTACGATGTGCTCCATTAGAAACTTAGGCATGCCAAATAAACCATTCAAAACTTTGAAGTCATTTAATGGAAAAGTAAATGAGTTGGTTCAAGTTATTTAGAAAATCTGAACAGTCTAAATGAGTTGTTTCAAGTTATTGATAAGTCAAAGTTAAAAATGGTGCATGTTAAGTTAAACCTGGTTTCTCGGAGCTAGGGTAGAGGTCGGAAACCTAGGTTTCCTTGACCTGATCTGTGTCGTACGGCCATGGACGTGATGTTCTGGAATTGTCGAGGGATTTGTAATCCTTCTATACGGCGTGCTTTGAAGATTCTGATTTCACAGCACAAACCAAAACTGGTTTTCCTAATCGAAACCAAAATCAGAGATGAAGCGGAGTTTGATAGACTACAACGTAACATAGGGTTTGCTCATGAGGAGGGGGTGATGAGTGTTGGACAAGCAGGGGGTCTGGGACTTTTTTGGAATGATGATTTGCGAGTTTCAGTTCGACAGCCATCTACGGCCCGGTTTATTCACGTGGTGGTGGATGAGGGTGTAGGGTTTGTTCGTTGGCGGTTCACGGGGTTTTACAGTAACCCTAATACGGCAGACCGCCAGGCATCCTGGGATCTTTTGAAGGCTTTGAGTGATGAGGATAGCCTGCCATGGGTTGTATTGGGTGACTTTAATGAGATCTTGCTGGCGTCGGAAAAGTTGGACGATAGACCAAGGTCGGAGAATCAGATGAGAGGTTTCCGAGATGCATTGGGGTACGCGGAACTGGTCGACCTGGCATGGGGTTTTATGGGCGCCCATATACATGGAGTGATTCAGAGACGAAAGTTAGGATGGATAGGGTGGTAGCTACGACAGCTTGGTCAGACACTTTTGCTCATTCTCGGGTGCAACATTTGCCTCCTAGCCAATCGGATCATATACTGATTTTTCTCTCTATCAGTTTAGTCCCTATTAGTCAGAGGATGAGCTACCATCGATTCAAGTTTGAATCATTATGGCTGCATCATGAGGGTTGTCATGAGATAGTTCATCAACAATGGGGTAGACTGATCAGTGGGCAGCCCCTGTTCCTTGTTTCGAAGAAAATAGAATGGACTAGCATTGCGTTGGATGCGTGGAAGCGTAGTGTCTTCAAGGACCGACAGAAGGCAATTATGGACATCAGGGTACAACTAGAAGCTATATTGCTTGTGTAGCTTACCCCGGCTTTGTTGATAGAGAGGGGCGAATTAATGGTACAATTGGAGAGACTGTTGTCGGAAGAGGAACTGTATTGGAGTCAGCGGGCCAAAGCTTCGTGGCCTAAGGAAGGGGACAGCAACACGGGTTTCTTTCATTAGAAGGCTTCTAATAGGAAGCGGAAAAACTTCATAAGAGGGCTATACGATGAGGTCGGGGTTTGGAAAGAGGATGATGAAGGTATGGAATCTGTGATGGTAAATTATTTTGAACAAATGTATAAAGCAGGTACTATTGATACGGAGGCTTTAGAGGAAACGTTGCAGGCTATTTCCCCTTCGGTAACGGAGGAGATGAATATATCCTTGTGTTCCCAGTATAGTTGTGAGGAGGTGAAGGAGGCGTTGTTTCAAATGTATCCTACGAAGTCACCTAGACCGGATGGAATGCCGCCGCTATTTTTCCAACACTATTGGGAGAGTATAGGCGCAGATATTACTGCTGCTGTTCATAATTTTTTGCAGACGGGTCAGTTACTTAAACAAATTAACTTTACGCATATTTGTTTGATTCCCACGGTCAACTCCCCTGAGACCATGGCAGATTTGCATCCCATTACATTGTGTAATGTTATCTACAAGTTGTGTTCGAAAGTTATTGCCAACAGATTGAAAGTCATTTTGCCTCAGATAATCTCTCCATTTCAGAGTGCGTTCATTCCCGGCAGACTCATTACTGACAATACTTTGGCGGCTAATAAGTTAGCACATTTTATTCATAATAAACGAGCAGGTGAGGAATTCATGGCCTTAAAACTGGATTTGAGTAAAGCCTATGACCGTTTGGAATGGGGGTTTTTACAAAAAGTTTTGGAGCGATTGGGTTTTACTCATAGTTGGGTGCAGATGATTATGCAGTGTGTCTCCTCTGTCAGGTATTCTTTTCTTGTCCGGGGTAGACCTATGTGGTACCTTCACGAGGGTACGAGGGTTGCGTCAGGGGGATCCGTTATCACcatatttgtttcttcttggAGCAGAAGGTTTGTCTGCTTTGTTGAACAAGAAAGCTCGTCAAGGTGTGCTGCCATGTATTGCTATTTGTGATGGCGCTCCTATGGTAAACCATCTTCTTTTTGCTGATGATATAGTATGTTATATGCGAGGGCTAATTTACTAGCTTGTCAAGAGATTAGTAATGTTTTGAGGGTGTATGGTCGAGCGTCCGGTCAAAAGGTGAATTTCCATAAGAGTTCTATTACTTTTAGTAAGAATGTCAGCACGGATCAACAGAATATGCTTGCAGCTCATTTGGGGGTCACAGTAGTAGAGTCCCATGAGAAATATCTTGGGCTGCCTACATATGTGGGGCGGAACAAAACTCGCACCTTTCAATATATTCAGGAGAGATTGGATCAGAAACTTCAAACATGGCAAGGCCGATTGCTTATTGGGGCGGGTAAGGACATTCTTATCAGAGTGGTGGCCCAATCTTTGCCTACATAAGCTATGAGTTGTTTTCAGTTAATAAAGAATTTCTGTGATGACCTTCAGTAGAGGTGTGCTAGATTTTGGTGGGGGAGTCATGTAAGCAGTGGAAGATTCATTGGAAGCCTTGGAAATTCCTTTGTCGTCCAAGGGAGGAAGGAGGTTTGGGGTTCcgtgatttatatgattttaatCGAGCCATGCTAGCTAAACAAGGTTGGAGAATTATTCAGTGTCCGGATTCTCTGATTGCCAAGATGTATAAAGTGAGGTACTTTCCAGATTCTTCTTTTTGGGAGGCGGAACACCATCCATCCCCTTCTTTCTCTTGGTGTAGTATTTTTGATGCTAGAGATGTTCTGGTCAAAAGGGCTCGTTGGCAGGTGGGAGATGGGACTAATATTTTGTTATCTGATCCATGGGTACCTAGAGCGGCGCCATTTCGTTTAGTACCGGTTCATGGGGGTTGGAATGAGGAATGGAGAGTAAGCAATTTATTTAATACTGAAGGTAGGTGGAACGAAGCATTGGTGTATCAGGTTTGCCATATTGATGATATTCCGTTTATCTTATCTATTCCCTTGAGTAACCGTAGGGTGAAAGATCGTTGGGTGTGGCATTTTGATCCCAAAGGTTTGTTTTCGGTCAAGAGCGCTTATAGACTcttaatggaggaggagagagtGCAGGAGGGCATTTATGCAGATGCAAGAATTCTGGAAGAAACTTTGGTCTACTAATATTCTAGGTACGGCTAGAATCTTTCTATGGAAGGTGGTGAATAATTGCATACCAACTATAGCTAGATTGATTGAGAAACAGGTCCCTTTGGAGGCATGTTCTTGCACTCTATGTGGAATAGGGGATGAAACAATTGAACATATTTGTAGACTTTCTCCATATGTGAAGGGAGTGTTGAATGTTGTATCTGGTGTAGTACGGGTTGCTTACTCTTTTGATGCTATGCAGCTAAATTTTACCGATTGGTTAGTGCATTGTGCTTCTAATTTATCTCCTAAACTATGGGCACCTTTTTTGTTTAGTTTGTGGGGCATCTGGAGGGAGAGAAATAATAGGGTATGGGATAATAAGAGTCTGGAGGTGAATCATGTAGTGGTGCAGTTGGCGGTGCGGTTTCAGGAGTACCAGAAGTATCATGGCAAGGGCTCTGGGGGAGGCAATAGACTTGTTGTCCCTTGGCAACCTCCGAGTGCAGGTTGGGTTAAGATTGACATTGATGGTGCATTTCATAAAGATAACAGTTCAGGGGGAATTGGTGTTATTATCCGTGATAATATGGGGAACTATTTGGGTGGTCATTATGCTCCAGTTACTAATGTCTCTTCTCCGGAACAGGTTGAGGCTTTAGCTGGGAGGGAGGCTGTCTCACTTGCTATGCAGCAAGGCCTTTCTCCTGTTATTTTTGAGATAGATTCTCTTACTCTTTTTCATGCTACAAAGCTGACAGTCATTCCCCATACTTCCTTCATTGGGCGTGTGTATGATGACATTACCTTCCATCTTTAGCACATGCCGGGTTCTTATTTCACTCATGCTTATCG contains these protein-coding regions:
- the LOC112178184 gene encoding uncharacterized protein LOC112178184 codes for the protein MYKVRYFPDSSFWEAEHHPSPSFSWCSIFDARDVLVKRARWQVGDGTNILLSDPWVPRAAPFRLVPVHGGWNEEWRVSNLFNTEGRWNEALVYQVCHIDDIPFILSIPLSNRRVKDRWVWHFDPKGTARIFLWKVVNNCIPTIARLIEKQVPLEACSCTLCGIGDETIEHICRLSPYVKGVLNVVSGVVRVAYSFDAMQLNFTDWLVHCASNLSPKLWAPFLFSLWGIWRERNNRVWDNKSLEVNHVVVQLAVRFQEYQKYHGKGSGGGNRLVVPWQPPSAGWVKIDIDGAFHKDNSSGGIGVIIRDNMGNYLGGHYAPVTNVSSPEQVEALAGREAVSLAMQQGLSPVIFEIDSLTLFHATKLTVIPHTSFIGRVYDDITFHL